The Desulfovibrio sp. genome segment TCATAAAGGCCAAGCTGCTCCAGGACAAGCTGTGAACCGGCGGACTGATACGAAACCGCCCCGCAAAGCTGCAAGTCGACTAGTGACTTGCCCTCAACAACGTTCGGCACAGTGCCAGGCGCAAAAGCGCAACCCCATTGGCCCACCGCTGCCCCACCGCAGGCAAGCAGATCCGCTAGCAACTGCTGCGCATCAGTATAAGCGGCATTAACGCGAAGGGCGCTCCAAGGTCGATCAAAGGAACGTTGCGCGAGATGTGCGGCGGCTTCTGACCCATAGTGTTTGCTCCAGTGCCCAATCATCCACACAGGCAAGGAATAAAAAAGAGCAAGCCGCTGCAGGCTGTCAGCACTTGCGCCTTCAACAGTATAAAATTCCTGATGCCGGGGGGCGTCACCGAGGCGCTGCACAGAGCGCAGCGCACCGTTGGCAACTTTTGCGAACCCTTGACCATACAGCACGCGGACAGTTTCCACAGCGCTGTGAACAGCGGCGTGGTCAGGCACGCGATCCTGAAACAGTAGCCCATATACAGCAAGGCCCAAAACATGCTGCAAGGGTGTGGGCAACGACTGAGGACGCGGCAGCACCCTGGACAAAACAAATGCAATGCGGATTTCTGCGCGCAGATAGCCGTACACCAGCTCTGAACAAAGGTTGCGTTCCACAGCGGGCAATGCACCAGCAAGAGGCACAGCCTTATCCTTGCTCCCCTGCCCACATCTGGCGTCTGCTGCACATGCGGCGGCAGCTGAAAAAACGGCTGCAAGGGCCTGCTGAGCGTTCAAACCAGCGTCGACCAGTAAAAGTGCGCACAAGGCCATATTGCGTGCGCTATGAGGCAACCTGCGAATTTTGGCAGGTAAGGCTATAAAACTGCTGTCTGTGCGAAAAGCTGTGTTGCTCATGCTATGCCCTGCCATATGGAACACGGGGCTTCAAACCCAGAAAGATGCGTACTGCGTCTTCCAGAGCGTTCATGGGAACCAGGGTATCCACACAGGGGCCATGCGGACGCTGGTTTAGCACGCCAAAAACCGGTAAGGGATAACTGTCCTGTATGCCAGAGGTAAGATCACGCTCACAGGCTACGGCTATAATGCACCGAGGTCTGGTCTGCACAACAATGCGACGCGCGATGGTCCCACCCGTGGCAATGGCAAGACGTACGCTGTATTTGTCGCGCAGATCAAGCAGATCTCCCACAGGACATTTACCGCAACGCTGGCAGTTGTCCGGGTCGTGTACAAGGCGGTGCGAGCACAGTGCCTGCTGCACGCAATGCGGCAAAAGCAGCAACAGCTTGCCGGGCTCGACTGTGCAGCCACTCGCAAGCACAAGCTCGTTATTTACCTTTATGAAGCTGCGACGCACTCTACCCCTGTCTATGCCTACAAGTTTTGCAAGCAACTCCATCAAAGGGAAAAAAAGACGAACTGTGACATGCCGCACACTGTCTACACCTGGAATTGATTTACCGGTATAAATGTGAAAAATCAGCAGAACACACAGCCACAACGATGCAATGATTATTGCCATCCCTACGGCTATGCTGAGCGACGGCAGCCACGCCTGCGTCGAAAAAAAACCTACCCAAGGGAATACAAGGAAAAAGGCGACAACAACGCATAGCAACAGACACGATGCAAGCATCAGCCCTATAAAAACACGCTTGCGCGCTCCGCCATACTGCTCGGGAGGCAGAGAAAATGGTGATTTGCGAATCATGAGGCCTCCGCTGCATCAGCCGACAAGGAAATTTTGAGAACATGCCCGAAATGGCATAAAAACGGCCTTCAGAGAAGCGCAAGTCCGCAACGCGAGGAACTAATCATAAAAAGAAAAAACGAGGCTCAAAAGAGCCTCTGTTTAAACGTGCCCGAACCGCAAAAAACTCACTCACCTGCTGCGGGTATCCGGGCAAGACCGCAAACCCCATTGGGCAGGCCGCGTAGAATTCCGTTGAGCAGATCGCGGGCCGACATGTCCTTTTTTCCCTGGGGGCGAACCGTAGAAAGAACGTACCAGCGATCGGCGCAGGCAATGCTGAGCCCGTCTGGCCCGACATGCACAGAACCTGGAGTTTCACCAGCTGTGCGCTCGCCGACCCTGCCGGGAGCAAGAATAAGCGAAAGGTGCGGCCTCTGGGCAGCGTCAGCGCCAGTTGTTTCAAAAACTGTTCGCGCTCCCGGCCATGGGGTAACGCCCCGGACACGGGCATGTACCTGCGCGGCAGGCAGGGCCCAGTCTATGAAGCCGTCTTCCTTTGAAATTTTAGGGGCATAGGTAGCGAGGGCGTCGTCCTGCTCAACAGCCATGCCCTTACCGTCCAGTATATCGTCGAAAACACGCACAAGCAGCTCTGCGCCAATACCCGCAAGGGCGTCGTGCAGGGAGCCTGCCGTGTGTTCGCCGATGGCGAGACCGTCTGTCGCAAATACAGGGCCAGCATCAAGCTTGCTGACTATGCGCATGATGGAAATACCCGCGCGAGCGTCAGGCTGCCAGCCATCTATCACTGCCCGCTGTATGGGCGCAGCACCACGCAGGCCAGGCAGCAACGAGGCATGCACATTGATGGAATCAAGACGGGGCATGGCAAGAACGGCGTCGGGCAAGATAAGTCCATAAGCCGCAACAGCCAGAAAATCTGGCTTCAGCGCGGCCAGCTTGGCCTGGGCTTCTGCACCCTTGAGGCTGGCAGGCTGCAAAACAGGAAGGCCTAGCTCAAGAGCCAGTTTTTTAACCGGTGATTCTGCGAGCTTGTGACCACGACCAGCCGGTCGGTCGGGCTGGGTGTACACGGCAACAATTTCGCCACGAGGCCAAGCCGCCAGCCTTTTCAGGCTGGCGGCGGCAAACTCGGGCGTTCCCATGAATACTATACGGCACTTTTGCGTTTGAGCCATTTTTTCACCTTGCTGTCGTACAGGGTGCGGCGCAGCCTGCTTATCTTGTCGATAAACAGTATGCCATCGAGATGATCGTATTCATGCTGAATGATGATGGCGGGAAAATCTTCAAGATCTTCTTCTATGATATTACCGTCCAGATCCATGGCGCGCAGGTGAACATTGCTCATGCGGTGTACGTCCGCACGGTAGTTCATGGGTACGGAAAGGCAGCCCTCCTGCTCGCTGATCACTTCCTCACCGGAAAGTGTCAGCTCGGGATTGATGAGCACCCGGGGTTGTTTTTCCTCATCCTTCATGGCTGGATCCATCACCAGCATCCGGATGTTGCGGCCAACCTGTGGCGCAGCAAGCCCCACACCGGGGGCGGCATACATGGTTTCAATCATGTCAGCCGCGAGCTGGCGGATTTCATCCGTCACCTCGGTTATGGGCTTGCACACTTCCTTAAGTCTGGGATCAGGATAGGCGACAATATCAAGAATCATGCAGATTTCGCCCCCTATGCTTTGTCGGCTGCTGCGCCGTCCTTTTTCTGCTCGGTGCCCGGCACTTCACGCAGGCGCAGGCCCAGTTCTCTCAGCTGACGCGAGGAAACAGCGGAAGGCGCGTCTGTCATGAGGCAGGTGGCCTTTTGCGTTTTGGGGAAGGCAATGACGTCTCGGATGCTGGGCGAAGAAGAAAGCAGCATCACCAGACGGTCGAGACCAAAGGCCAAACCGCCGTGCGGCGGAGCGCCAAGGTCAAGCGCCTGAATCAGGAAGCCAAACTGCTCTTCGGCCTGCTCGGGCGTAAAGCCAAGGGCCTCGAACATGCGACGCTGCACTTCGCCGGAATGGATACGGATGGAACCACCGCCAACTTCGCAGCCGTTGAGCACCATGTCGTACGCACGGGCGCGAGCCTTGGCAGGGTCGGTAACCATCAGTTCCATATGGCCGGGCGCGGGCGAGGTAAAGGGATGGTGGCAAGCCACATAGCGCTTGTCTTCCTCGTCGTACTCGTACAGCGGAAAGTCCGTAACCCAAAGGAAATTGAAGCTGTTTTCAGGAATCAGCTTGAGGTGGTTGGCAAGGTGCACACGCAGGTTGCCAAGAGCCGCATTGACCATGGAAGGATCGCCAGCCTGGAAGAACACGATGTCGCCGATCTGAAGATCCAGCGCTTCGGCAATGCCCTTGCGTTCTTCGTCCGAAAGGAACTTGGCAATGGGCGACTGCCATTCATCGGCCTTTATCTTGATCCAGGCCAGACCCTGAGCGCCGTAGATCTTCACAAATTCGGTGAAGGCATCGATTTCCTTGCGGGTCATGGATTCGCCGCCAGGAACCTTCATACCCTTGACCAGCTGGGCCGTGGCAAACAGCTTGAAGCCAGAACCACGCACAATGTCGGTAAGGTCGACAAGTTCAAGACCAAAACGGGTATCGGGCTTGTCCACGCCGTAG includes the following:
- the fmt gene encoding methionyl-tRNA formyltransferase, with translation MAQTQKCRIVFMGTPEFAAASLKRLAAWPRGEIVAVYTQPDRPAGRGHKLAESPVKKLALELGLPVLQPASLKGAEAQAKLAALKPDFLAVAAYGLILPDAVLAMPRLDSINVHASLLPGLRGAAPIQRAVIDGWQPDARAGISIMRIVSKLDAGPVFATDGLAIGEHTAGSLHDALAGIGAELLVRVFDDILDGKGMAVEQDDALATYAPKISKEDGFIDWALPAAQVHARVRGVTPWPGARTVFETTGADAAQRPHLSLILAPGRVGERTAGETPGSVHVGPDGLSIACADRWYVLSTVRPQGKKDMSARDLLNGILRGLPNGVCGLARIPAAGE
- a CDS encoding DUF116 domain-containing protein, producing the protein MIRKSPFSLPPEQYGGARKRVFIGLMLASCLLLCVVVAFFLVFPWVGFFSTQAWLPSLSIAVGMAIIIASLWLCVLLIFHIYTGKSIPGVDSVRHVTVRLFFPLMELLAKLVGIDRGRVRRSFIKVNNELVLASGCTVEPGKLLLLLPHCVQQALCSHRLVHDPDNCQRCGKCPVGDLLDLRDKYSVRLAIATGGTIARRIVVQTRPRCIIAVACERDLTSGIQDSYPLPVFGVLNQRPHGPCVDTLVPMNALEDAVRIFLGLKPRVPYGRA
- the def gene encoding peptide deformylase; this encodes MILDIVAYPDPRLKEVCKPITEVTDEIRQLAADMIETMYAAPGVGLAAPQVGRNIRMLVMDPAMKDEEKQPRVLINPELTLSGEEVISEQEGCLSVPMNYRADVHRMSNVHLRAMDLDGNIIEEDLEDFPAIIIQHEYDHLDGILFIDKISRLRRTLYDSKVKKWLKRKSAV
- the aspS gene encoding aspartate--tRNA ligase, with the protein product MTEQMQTQDAQQDVQREHQKFVTELGDWHRSHSCGQLTINNDGEDVCLMGWVQYRRDHGGLIFVDLRDRDGLTQIVFSPDIAPSAHENAHILRSEYVLAVKGKVRPRPDGMVNSNMVTGQIEIVAYEWKLLNTSKTPPFPIEDRSDAGENLRLTWRYLDLRRPRMQANLRLRHKVSQAARCFLDDNGFTEVETPVLTKSTPEGARDFLVPSRLNNGEFYALPQSPQLFKQLLMVAGMERYFQIVRCFRDEDLRADRQPEFTQVDLEMSFADEEQVMGIAEGLMARVFKDVMGKELALPFPRMPWDEAMGRYGVDKPDTRFGLELVDLTDIVRGSGFKLFATAQLVKGMKVPGGESMTRKEIDAFTEFVKIYGAQGLAWIKIKADEWQSPIAKFLSDEERKGIAEALDLQIGDIVFFQAGDPSMVNAALGNLRVHLANHLKLIPENSFNFLWVTDFPLYEYDEEDKRYVACHHPFTSPAPGHMELMVTDPAKARARAYDMVLNGCEVGGGSIRIHSGEVQRRMFEALGFTPEQAEEQFGFLIQALDLGAPPHGGLAFGLDRLVMLLSSSPSIRDVIAFPKTQKATCLMTDAPSAVSSRQLRELGLRLREVPGTEQKKDGAAADKA
- a CDS encoding transcription antitermination factor NusB, encoding MPLAGALPAVERNLCSELVYGYLRAEIRIAFVLSRVLPRPQSLPTPLQHVLGLAVYGLLFQDRVPDHAAVHSAVETVRVLYGQGFAKVANGALRSVQRLGDAPRHQEFYTVEGASADSLQRLALFYSLPVWMIGHWSKHYGSEAAAHLAQRSFDRPWSALRVNAAYTDAQQLLADLLACGGAAVGQWGCAFAPGTVPNVVEGKSLVDLQLCGAVSYQSAGSQLVLEQLGLYDWGQPVWDACAGFGGKTVALLERGISVPLATDRNFQRLAGLPGQCSRLALTCPSTVLVDAANPPIAEWGGHILVDAPCSGLGVLARRPDIRRRPQQQAVEHELLQRRILDRLVALLHPGCELAYITCTLRVQENEKQIDRVMKDHPGLRLRCQWQTPNNHPWLEGMFGAVVRKE